A window of Malaclemys terrapin pileata isolate rMalTer1 chromosome 14, rMalTer1.hap1, whole genome shotgun sequence contains these coding sequences:
- the C14H16orf78 gene encoding uncharacterized protein C16orf78 homolog isoform X1, with protein sequence MQTVSARTSYGSRGSFYNPHPTASVSKKDISARQLYVDNSFSMQEAISMFPSLQKLSVTGEKFSFSKLHLHETASGSPAFERRLKGLLERAREEEKFKQTVTLPQIRPEEFLSCRYLRLSQSNINTLLQLCKESGVHIDIHPHMKESEIDINTVLSSNLSRAV encoded by the exons ATGCAGACAGTATCTGCTAGAACTTCCTATGGCTCAAGAGGCAGCTTTTACAATCCCCACCCAACTGCCAGTGTCTCCAAGAAGGATATCAGTGCAAGACAACTTTATGTGGATAACAGTTTCTCCATGCAAGAGGCAATATCCATGTTTCCCTCCTTGCAAAAGCTATCGGTAACAGGAGAGAAGTTCTCTTTTTCTAAACTTCATCTGCACGAAACAGCCTCTGGATCCCCAGCATTTGAAAGAAGGTTGAAGGGCTTGCTTGAAAGAGCTCGGGAAGAGGAAAAATTCAAACAAACAGTGACTCTGCCACAGATCAGACCTGAAGAATTTTTGAGCTGCAG ATACCTACGTTTGTCACAGAGCAATATTAACACCTTGCTACAGCTGTGTAAGGAATCAGGAGTTCACATAGACATTCATCCCCATATGAAGGAATCTGAAATCGACATCAATACTGTTCTCTCTTCAAACCTCAGTAGGGCAGTGTAG